A region of the Salmo trutta chromosome 40, fSalTru1.1, whole genome shotgun sequence genome:
AGCCTATTGGTTTAATGGGGAGAGGGACATCTTTATCAACTCACCCTTGGGACCACCTGAGAGCAGCACACTGTTGATGGAAACACCTCACACCACCAGCCACACtcgcattgtgtgtgtgtgtgtctgtgttcccaAAGGCCAATGTTTTGACATACAACAAGGCCTCGAAGGCAAGAGTCAGCCTTTCTCTCCTGCCTTCAGGAGGTCGTTGCAGATAGAAACACTCCTAGTATTGCGCGGACATGATGTTATCCTATTCTTCATGACAGAGAAGCATGGCTGTTCTACATTATATATTTCTTTCTGAACGTTGATATGTTGCACCTCATTGAGTGGAACCCTGGTGAATATGCCCCAAGCATTGACATCACTATAATGAGCAGTGGGTTTGGCTTCTTCCAAGCAGGTCTGCTTCGAATGCACGACCAATCACGTAACGACCCTAGGAAGTGATAATGACATAATTCCCCCAGTCCTGCTGACGCTAACAgtaatgtgcacacacacaatccaatgTTGTAGGACACTGAAGCtttgttcacattggcagtttgaagtgattcAGATCCAATTTTGTTGAATATCCGATTCAAATCTGTTCTTTTTCCTGCTGTCTGAATAGCCAAAAGCACATGAAATTGGTTATTTCAGGCCACATTTCAAACCATAGGCGGTTTGAAATCAGacacaaatctgattcctggccatgcgACTTGTGTCTGAATGGTCAAATCCGGTTTATTTGCCTTCAAGTGGTTTTCAGACTTAGTAGCTATCTAGGAACAAGATATGCCTAATATGTTGACAGTAAAaagtggtagctaactagcttgttaattgaTTACAAACAAATTAGAGAATGTACTAGAAAGCCAAACAGCTATTGTTACCTAGCTAGCTcattgactgctgtggctagccaaaaatGACTCATTTTTCAAGTTGGATCATATCATTTgaggctttaaaaaaaaagtgttctTCCACTATGATTTTAAACATTCAAATCAACTGGGACAcgtccatggcaggcattgttgtcactTTAGCTTGATGCATAACTTCTAACTGATAGGAAGCacgagcaccaccaccaatcagtcTACACCACTGCACAGACCCGTCTTTACTATGAATACTAGCTGACCCATGTCAGCAAATGtcttgtctgaacacacacatcgGATTTGGTCATATTTAAcatgctgtttggacagtcagtattccaaaacggatttgaaaaacaaaactgacTTGAACATTAAGGCCTACAGTGTGAACAAGGATTAAAAGGAAATGACAGTCATAAGCTGTGTATGTAAAACTTGGCTGTGGCCACTGTTTGTGGGACCATGAAGGGCACAGCAACCACTAGCCATCAAAGCCTCTGCCTTGCCGCATAAATACCAAGGGCTCCGCTGGTAATACTGAAAGGGCTTTTGTTCACAATGCATTGCTGGCAGGAAGCAATGCATTAAAAAGTCCAATGCACTTTCACCCTTTCTAAAGGTACAACACTTGTTTAACTGCATTGTGTGTGACTATAACAAAGCTTACTGTTCTATGTCAATCCAAAACAGTTTGCAAGTCATTCATTCTTATCCAGCCGGTAACATGGGAGGTTCAACCTACATCTAAAAGGCTCAAGGTTTTATCTAAGCTTTTATTTTTATAGGCGTTATTATGTGTTGTTTACAGACAGTTTTCTAGGAGCTACAGGTGTAAGGACGTGAATGCTCTTGGATCATTATCAGTCAGTTGTAGGTTGGTTCAACTGAATGTGATGGGCAATTTATGTTATTACGGAGAAGTTCTCCCTTTTGAAAATAACGGGTAAGGATTTCGATTAACTTCCCTCGGGGCACCAACCTGGAACAATAAATAATGCATGTGCCTAGCTGAAAGCTGTCGATAACAATGGGTAGGACAACTGATGACTGTGTTGCAAACATAGGGACTATATTGTGTAGACTCAGTCTCAGGTGTAGTCTTTTCTCTCCATGACCCGTGAAAAATATTTTACACTTCCCTAGCTGATTAAATGGTGTCAATTAACGCTTTATCAAATACTTGTGAGAGGAAAAGGTGGCACAAAACTTTGCCGACTACAACAGCCAAGGCCTCCATCTTCCCTGCTCAGTGTCCATGGTACTGGCAAACAAACAAGGCATGCGTGTATGATGTGTACAGGTGCTTAGTCATCTCTATGCTGTGGAAGGTGCATAATTATCCCAAGCTGCTAATGCAAGCAAGAGCGGACATACATACAGCCCCGGTGCAAGTAAATACagtagagcaggggtgtcaaactcattccatggaggaccGAGTGTCTGCTGATTTTtgattaagacctagacaaccagatgtggggagttccttactaatcagtgatcttaattaatcaatcaagtacaagggaggagcaaaaacctgcagacactcacCCCGCCGTTGAATGAGTTTGGCTAATGTGCAATAGAGCAGAGTTTCCCAATCTTGGTCCCGGGGCCTCTCTGGGTGCACacttagttttttgccctagcactacactgttgattcaaataatcaactcatcatcaagcatTGATTAgtaccgagtttgggaaaccctgcagtAGAGAGTAAAGTTGGTGTGTTCCACTCAgaatggctcccgagtggcacaacgGTCTAAGGGGTGTCactagacaccctggttcaaatccaggctgtatcacaaccggcggtgattaggagtcccatagggctgcgcacaattggccaagcgtcgtccaggtttggctggtgtaggctgtcattgtaaataagaatttgttcttaactgacttgtctagttaaataaaggttaaataaaaacatttaaattaaaatggCCCAAAATGACAACTTTCCCCGATgtggcaacctggtctcagagcatttcgtattattctgcaCGGAAACCCGAGACATTAGTTTATTATgatatgtaaccataccaaatatAAAGTAAGACAGATGGTTAGGCAAAAACTAAAAAGTGGGGTGGTTGGTTGGTCCGGGTGGGCGTATAgcgtgaacgtctagcaacccaaaaggTTGTGAGTTTGAATATCATCATGGACAACGTTTGCATTTTaccaacttttcaactacttactacgtTTTACCTACCTTGCAACTACTTAGcgtgttagctaacccttcacctaactaACCACTAGCGTAGTTAAAGTCAGCGAGCTAGCTAATgatagccacctagctagaatgtGTACAATAtgatacgttttgcaaattcgtaacatagtGTTTTGGGAATACGTaacataatacgaattgtaatttaacatacgaaatgggtgatggacatccaaaAAGTAATACATACCAaacgaaacgtaacatattacGTTACTAAATgaacagaataatacgaaatgttcTGAGACCTGGTTGGATGTAGTACTAGCTGTCAGTGCAGTACGTGGCGTGTTTGTCTATGCCAGAAGCTTATGctgctagatagctaactagtgTAGTTTACCTGGCTAACTAGGTGGCTAATGACAATCATTGACTGATGTAACCTAGCTAATAGAAAACTTGCTATATCTGGCTAAACAATGATTACCGGGacatagctagccagctaatgttaACGTACTGGTGGAGCCTAGGCTAGGAAGATTAGTTGCGTTAACAACAATACGCAAGGTTAGCCATAACCAGTAAGCAAACaaaccagttagctagctaactaaacacGACAGACACCGGTCTGTTTTTGGCAACCAACAACAAGCAAACTTGCtcctaactggctagctagctaactacgctAACCAAGTTCAGCTGCGCAAGCATAGTGAGTTAGTGGCCTCCCGCGCGCTATGGCACAGCGCTGCTAACGCGCTAGCTTGGTTCCCAAATGAAACCCCTTTGGGAGTTAGTTGTATTTTGTCTCTCCGCCTGGTTCATATCGATTGACACTGACCTGGAGAGGTGTTTGAGGATCTGTTTCTTGATCAGCCCAGCCATGACCGCATAAATGATTTATCCCAGCGATGCAGTTCAAATTCTCAATTCTGAGTCAGGGTGCATTTTTTGTGGTCTTTGTGAGGCTAGCCCAGTTCTTGTTCCCTTCCCACGGAGATTTGACAGGGAAAAACAAACCTCCGAGACACAGCTAGCTTCAGAAGGCAAATAAGCCATTACAACTAGTGCTTAAAGTCCATCTTCACTGCAACAGCACCTGGAAACACGGCCTGTGCTGTCACAACGTCTGATGGGCCTGCGCCGACCAAAGTCAAAGATACAAGACTTGCGGGCGGAGCATGGATGACTCAGGCATTACGTCAGCATTGTCCcatgtattgttttattttagAAGTGTGAAACCGTAATTGGCCGTTTTTACTGTGGCTGAGTACATCCGCACGGGAGATATTTGGGGGGTGGGGCTGCTGCAATTTTTTTCGCCGACGGGGGTACCATCTACCTGTGAGTGCAGTTCCAGTCTCCTCTCGAAAGACTGTCATTCAGGGACCTCTGGTGGACAAAGGCAGGGAGAGGAGTCCAGCTGCAGCTGTCATCTATCAGGCCCATCACCTCTCAGGCCCCTCTCCAATGCCAGGACCATCACTTCCGGGTCTGACACGTTAAGCAGAATATTTTTTTCTGTTTACCACAGAGAGGATAGCGTCCAAACGACTGACAACTCACTTTAGGTCGAAACTAACACACAATGAACGGTACGCAGTGTCCTTCGCCCCCACGTACATCTGCTATCCAACACATCAACAGATTACACACCAATTTTAAGATACAACATTGCACAATGATTATACTACAATGATGGCATAGCCTAAATAAAAAACTCTGATAattttatttcccttttgaccCACATTTTTATTGCATAGACTGTCAGGGGAAATCCATAATATCAAAGTATCAGTTAAACAGAAGCATTAAGATCCCTGCAACAAAGTGTACaagctgtaatgatatgctaacATTCATTCAGCCATTTTGGCAGTATAGTAATATCAGTGAGTACGTTTACATGCATGGCAATAATTATATATTAAACTTATTATAGCAGTAGGCAGATTATGAAATAGtaatgtaaacaccttactctgtttACTGTATCTTAATCAGCGTAAGATCAAAATAGGAAATAACATATACCGATTAAAACACccggttttctgagcaatctttcaaattgttaggacatgtaaacaccttaatcgacgttccagcagtgtatttgatctgtgcAAGGCTCTCTCTATGGCGTGAATGAAGTGAGTTTGGAACAACTGAATGTATGCGTCTTAGAAGtatttttcacatacaaactttatatgtccgaacTAAGAATCAAATACGCTTTAAATAACATGTCTCTGTGATTGCTGATTTTCTGCATGTATCAGAGctccatcaggtagcctgatttcagatgtgtccatatacataggattattagggaaattgttattcttgcaaagcatgtaaacgttttaattGAACTATTATATGAATATGACTAGCCACAATAGTCGctttattgtgtgcatgtaaccatacTCACTGAGGTGTCCTGGCGTTGGAGGGGAGCCTGAGATATTATGTCCCACCAGTAAGTGGCAGTATACAGAGGGTCCTGAGAGTCTGCAGTTAGACTCTATTGGACAACGGCCAAAGTGCTTGGAGCGTACAAACATCAGATAACTAAATCATCCTGCAACTTTTATCAAACCTTTAAAAACACACGTGAAAACAATTATTTTGTGGCAGATTAATAGAAAACAGAGTGTTTTGTTATCGATTTTGTGTAAAATAtgcatttgtttttttaatttgcaTTGTGGTGCTAGCTAAATGTTATTGAAACTATTCAAATGTCCAACTCTATAGGTTTGCAGTTTGCAATCGGTGACAGCAATCCCATCATGATTTGGAGGGCACATAGCTATATAGCATAGGCTAGTGATTAGGTTACGCTGATTAGGTAATAGTATGCCGATAGCCTAGTGACTTCGGCACAATGGAAGAAATTGAAAATAGGCCTATTTGTTAACATGCATTGTTAAtgctaaaaacatttttttttttttttttcacatgAATAGTTGTTCGAAACACTTCCTGATCTAGTCTGGAATAGCAACATGCCTTGGATTGAGAGAACTCTAGGAAAGGATGTCGAGGCATACACGATAACTCTACTCTAGTTGCCACGTATGAAGGGAGGAGCAAATGAGAGGGAAAAAACTATCCAACAACCCCACCTCTTTACTGTTGGTACAGTATTGAAACAAATTACATCAGTTGATTTCTGAGATCATTCTTTTTCTAGACATGTTTAGGCTATCCTATACCAGGATTTTGGCTTATATAAACAGGGTTTGAAAGACATGAAACATCAATGGGCCTAATTCTATTATTCCAAATAAATAGGCCTAGTTTTTTCCTCAACTTTATCAGAACTAGTTACTGTGTTTCTGAAGTCTTGATTCCATAATTCCATCGCCATTGGAGACATAAGACAAGTACAGCCACCAAGTTTGCAGTCAGAACGTCAGGTCCCACAACAAGAGACACGCCCCTTTTCCGCATACCTCAACGCGAACAGAGTTCTACAAAAATCCACATCGCGCTCACTGACACGCTAAATGTACGGCGAAGACAGTACACAGCATCTGTAGAGACCAGCCTCACACTTCCTCGGACCCCCTGGTAGAAAGCCACATCAGACATGACTGCGAGACACAGAAACAAGAACAATTTAAGCGAAAAGACTGCTTCACCCACGCAAGATGACGTGGCGAAGAAAAGTCCGAAACCTAGTAGTAATGGTAGCCCCTCAATCCAGGGGTCGGGGAGTTGGGTCAAAGTTATAGCTGCTTTATGTTATATCGCATTAGTAGCCGCTGCGGGCTTTGCTGCTATTTATCTACAACAAGTGTTGATAGAAGTTCATCAAATCAGCAGCAGAAATGAAGAGACAGTGCGGAAAAATGCAGAGGTTGCGCACAAAGTAGAGAATGTTCTTCAACAGGTAAGCAATGCAATCGATTTAGGACTAGCCATGTAATGACAAGGTCACGAGATAAGGCAGGCTGTTGAAGACCGCACACCAAAACTAGATAGGATGAGCATATAGACTACAGAGAAGAAATGGCTAGAAGAGggccacctccccctcctcctaaaGCTTGATGAGCTGGCACAAGAAAAGTACAGATGCAATCTATGCTATTCTTTCCTAGAGAGAGAGTACTGACATTGCAACAAAAACACATCCAGGTTAATGGAAATACTACATCCTTTATAATTAAAAGGGAAGCTATATTTCCATAGAACTGAGGAATGCATTGATATAATGTATGCACATTGCATCCCATAAATGATCTTACATTTTTATCCAGCTAGCTATGTTCCTGCATTAATTAATTCGGTCAATCAGTTATTCCTTCCTTCATTCATTCACTTCTTTTCAAGCCTTCATGTAACTTCAATCAACTTGTCATGCATAAATTGAGATCTGCCAGACCAGTTTGAACTAAACTAGTTTGAACTGGATGCTTACAGTTGTTTTTTAAAGCGGCATATGTAGATCCACAGGCTGAGAAATAGCTGAGTTATGTAATAAAGCAACGTAACCTACTCATAAGTTACTGTAACTAGGTAAATGTGGTAAAGAAACCCCTCAGGGAAAAACATTTGCTAAGAACACACATTCAACAAGTAAATCCTGAAACATGCATTGCAGTCTcctatatgtaaacttccaatgTGAGGCTGTGTCAACTATTGTTGTCTAAAGCTACAGTATGTGATTAACTGTGTCTTCCACTGCAAGCTATAAAGTCTATTTCAATAACTACCAAGCCAAAAAACGATTTTGTCAGGCATATGACTGGTCAGGGATAGGCTCTTCCACCCTCTTCCAACTTTCTTGGAATGTATTGTACCTGTGTTTCCAGTACATCCAGTACACAGGTGTGACTATACAGATGTACAGCTTGAAACCTGTGTTATACAAtttaatagtagtaatagtgttAGATAATGTGGCTATTATATTATTTatgcatacatacagtatttATAGTAGGGATGTGACAGATTGTAAGGATTTGACACATTAATCATTAAAGACTAATCGAATAATCATTAAGGCCCTAATCTGTATTGATGACCAAAGattgacatacactgagtgtacaaaacattaagaacaccttcctaatattgagttgcaccccctttttgccctcagaacagtctaaATTTGCCTGGACATGGGCTCTGCAAGGtttcgaaagtgttccacagggatgctggcccatgttgactccaatgcttcccacagttgtgtcaagttgactggatgtcctttgggtggtgaaccattcttgatacacacaggaaactattgagtgtgaaaaacccagcagcgttgcagttccgGACACAagccagtgcgcctggcacctactaccgtaccccgttcaaaggcacttaaatcttttttcttacccattcaccctctgaatgacacacatcacaatccatgtctcaaggattaaaaatcattctttaacctgactcctccccttcatctacactgattgaagtggatttaacaagtgtcatcaacaagggatcatagctttcacctggattcacctggtcagtccctatgtcatggaaagagcaggtgttcttaatgttttgtacactgtgtatgaTTCCCTGTCTGTGGTTGTGTAGGTGGACAACGTGAGGGGCGCTGTAGACGGGTTGGAGTCAGCACTGGGCATCATGCGGGCAGAGCAGGAGGCGGGGAGCCGGGCGGTGAGGAAGGGCGAGGCGGCGACACGGCGGGTGGAGGAGGCTCTTCAGAGGCTCCAGAACGAACTGCTGGTTGACCTGTCAGAAGGCATCAAGGAGGTGAAGGAGGCCAGAGAGCGGGACTTCTCTTCCCTGGAGAAGACGGTGGAGGAGCGCCTGGCTGAGTTGAGTGCCTCCATCGCGGCCAGCGTGACTGAGTTCACCGAGGCCCAGGGTGAGACTCAAAGTCAGTTGGCTGACCTCAAAGCCCGTCTGGACGACATGGAGGACCCGGAGCTGATCAGGCAGGAACTGTCTGCCATTGTCGACACTGTCGCCGGTCTCAGCGCCACTAAGCAGGCCACCAATGAGTCTGCCTATTCGCTGAGGGAGCAGATTGCCGCAGTGGGGGCGGAGCTCCAGACCCGTAACCAGGAAATAgcctcgatgtcacaggaagtggAGGCGGTGAGGTTGCTGGTGCAGGAGACGGCGGGGAGCCTGCGGCAGCAGGTGTCGGGGGCAGAGGCAGGCATCCAGGCATTGACAGATCAGGACCAGAGCCTGCAGAGCAGCCTGGAGCTGGCCACCGAAGCTCTACACAGTCTGGAGAAGGAACTGCGGGGGGAATCGGCCAGGGCTGAGCAGAGGTCCGACGGTC
Encoded here:
- the LOC115180396 gene encoding cytoskeleton-associated protein 4, which codes for MTARHRNKNNLSEKTASPTQDDVAKKSPKPSSNGSPSIQGSGSWVKVIAALCYIALVAAAGFAAIYLQQVLIEVHQISSRNEETVRKNAEVAHKVENVLQQVDNVRGAVDGLESALGIMRAEQEAGSRAVRKGEAATRRVEEALQRLQNELLVDLSEGIKEVKEARERDFSSLEKTVEERLAELSASIAASVTEFTEAQGETQSQLADLKARLDDMEDPELIRQELSAIVDTVAGLSATKQATNESAYSLREQIAAVGAELQTRNQEIASMSQEVEAVRLLVQETAGSLRQQVSGAEAGIQALTDQDQSLQSSLELATEALHSLEKELRGESARAEQRSDGLEVRLKVAEEGGDSLAASLTDLTSKVEALLAKYNSHESTLAAQSTAAEKARATLQGELEELKGSLGELQSNVVSLSGAQTNLASRDSSLGQQIEGLEQKLEALGEVSKSTSHPPPELEKLKSTVDGLVGKAAKLESHEKAIEALQGSLQKTISSLEALAKAPAEEQEGVRGA